A DNA window from Theobroma cacao cultivar B97-61/B2 chromosome 5, Criollo_cocoa_genome_V2, whole genome shotgun sequence contains the following coding sequences:
- the LOC18600547 gene encoding putative pentatricopeptide repeat-containing protein At1g12700, mitochondrial, with protein sequence MMRAWKCTSSSSSALQLRLLLLGNSFSLSPPIFVSSFQYPFFSTSSPRFNKCKYVFHKIDDALDLFNHMLRTHPRPCIVEFTQVLGAIVRMKHYETAVSLSRQMDFFGIRHDVYTFNILLNCFSRLHRTDFGFSLLGKMLKLGIQPNIITFTTLVNGLCFEGKIAQAVMLFDEIVRNGYQPNLITHNTIINGLCKVGYTTGAIRLLRNMERSGCLPDIVTYNTIIDSLCKDKLVAEALNLLSEMTGKGILSDVVTYSCLIHAMCNLGQWKEVMRLLTEMVANNCKLDVVSYSILVDAFCKEGRVSEARDIVEVMIQQGVDLDTITYTTLMDGYSLQGKMDEARKVLNLMITKGCVPNVCSYNIMVNGFCKLQKIDEAKELFDEMSRNGVVPSTVTYTALINGMCQVGRLGAARELYKEMSARGRVPNTVTYSTLLHGLCKHGHVHEAVELFHVMQSNGIEANIVHYSILIDGLCQVGQLNVARKLFCALPVKGLHPNVYTFNIMIKGLCKEGLPNEAYDLFRKMELNGCSLDSCSYNTMIKGFFQNNEVSRAVQILHEMVGKGFSADSSTATMVVDLLCRNGGDQSILELLPRNSEDRSKRQHDMTCYPSNKNSTLKAFLCCKEFL encoded by the coding sequence ATGATGAGGGCCTGGAAAtgcacttcttcttcttcttctgctcTGCAATTGCGTCTCCTTCTACTTGGTAACTCCTTCTCTCTGTCTCCTCCTATTTTCGTTTCTTCTTTCCAATACCCATTTTTCTCTACCTCTTCCCCCCGTTTCAACAAATGCAAGTATGTGTTTCACAAAATTGATGATGCCTTGGATTTGTTCAATCATATGCTTCGTACCCATCCCCGCCCTTGTATTGTTGAATTTACTCAAGTACTTGGTGCGATTGTTAGAATGAAGCATTATGAAACTGCTGTTTCTCTGTCGAgacaaatggatttttttggAATCAGACATGATGTTTATACTTTCAACATTTTGCTTAATTGTTTTTCCCGCTTGCATCGTACGGATTTTGGGTTTTCGCTTTTAGGAAAAATGTTGAAACTGGGTATTCAACCCAATATTATCACATTTACCACCCTGGTCAATGGCTTGTGTTTTGAAGGTAAAATAGCTCAAGCAGTGATGTTGTttgatgagattgtgaggaaTGGTTACCAACCTAATTTGATTACTCATAATACCATAATAAATGGTCTTTGTAAAGTAGGCTACACTACTGGGGCTATTAGATTGTTAAGGAACATGGAACGAAGTGGCTGTCTACCTGACATTGTGACATACAACACAATAATTGACAGTCTTTGTAAGGACAAGCTTGTAGCTGAGGCTTTAAACCTTTTGTCTGAAATGACAGGTAAAGGCATTTTGTCAGATGTTGTGACTTATAGTTGTTTAATTCATGCTATGTGTAATTTAGGCCAATGGAAGGAAGTTATGAGATTATTGACAGAAATGGTTGCTAACAATTGCAAACTAGATGTTGTCTCTTATAGTATATTGGTTGATGCATTTTGTAAAGAAGGGAGGGTTTCAGAGGCTCGTGATATTGTCGAGGTAATGATTCAACAGGGTGTTGATCTTGATACTATTACATATACTACATTGATGGATGGATATTCTCTGCAAGGCAAAATGGATGAGGCTAGAAAGGTTCTTAATTTGATGATTACTAAGGGTTGTGTACCTAATGTTTGTAGTTACAACATCATGGTCAATGGATTTTGTAAATTGCAAAAGATTGATGAGGCCAAGGAACTCTTTGATGAAATGTCTCGAAATGGAGTAGTTCCTAGCACTGTTACTTACACTGCTCTTATAAACGGCATGTGCCAAGTAGGGAGACTTGGGGCAGCACGGGAACTTTACAAAGAAATGAGTGCTCGCGGCCGCGTTCCAAACACGGTGACTTACTCTACTTTGTTGCATGGCTTATGCAAGCACGGTCATGTTCATGAGGCAGTGGAACTTTTTCATGTTATGCAGAGCAATGGGATAGAAGCTAATATTGTCCACTATAGTATCttaattgatggcttatgtcaAGTTGGGCAACTCAATGTTGCAAGGAAATTATTTTGTGCACTGCCCGTCAAAGGGTTACACCCTAATGTTTACACTTTCAATATCATGATCAAAGGACTTTGTAAAGAAGGGTTACCAAATGAAGCATATGATTTGTTCAGGAAAATGGAACTGAATGGTTGCTCGCTAGATAGTTGTTCTTACAACACAATGATCAAAGGATTTTTCCAAAACAACGAGGTGTCCAGAGCAGTGCAAATTTTACATGAGATGGTTGGTAAAGGATTTTCTGCAGATTCTTCGACAGCAACAATGGTAGTGGATCTATTGTGTAGAAATGGAGGAGATCAATCTATTCTTGAGCTGCTTCCTAGAAACTCTGAAGATAGATCAAAACGTCAACATGATATGACTTGTTATCCATCAAACAAAAATTCTACTCTAAAAGCTTTTCTATGCTGCAAAGAATTCTTGTAG